The following are encoded together in the Mesoterricola sediminis genome:
- the tyrS gene encoding tyrosine--tRNA ligase, with translation MVNASPQDALELLKKGTVTCHTEDLLLTKLKSGKPMRVKAGFDPTAPDLHLGHGVLLRKMAQFQELGHTVVFLIGDFTGLIGDPTGKKATRPPLTRDEVLANAETYKNQVFRILDPARTEIRFNSEWMGPFRGEDWIRLTSRFTLAQMLERNDFQKRMGANEPIAFHELLYPMVQAYDSVALKADVELGGNDQLFNLMRGRDLMAATGMTPQVVLTVPLLLGLDGVEKMSKSLGNYVGFFEDADTQFGKVMSITDENMWSWWLLLTDLLPREIEALKAGHPMDAKKGLAREIVAQFHGQAAAREAEERWIRRFSERKTEDAPEVEVAPTAGPESLAKLLVERGMAGSRKEAERLIQQGAVSLDGAKAAEPRMTVELRPGDSVLVKAGKLKLQRWVVR, from the coding sequence ATGGTCAATGCTTCTCCCCAGGACGCCCTGGAACTGCTCAAGAAAGGCACGGTGACGTGCCACACGGAGGACCTCCTCCTCACCAAGCTGAAGTCCGGCAAGCCCATGCGGGTCAAGGCCGGTTTCGACCCGACGGCCCCCGACCTGCACCTCGGCCACGGGGTGCTGCTCCGCAAGATGGCCCAGTTCCAGGAACTCGGGCACACGGTGGTCTTCCTCATCGGCGACTTCACCGGGCTCATCGGGGACCCCACGGGCAAGAAGGCCACCCGGCCCCCCCTCACCCGGGACGAGGTGCTGGCCAATGCCGAGACCTACAAGAACCAGGTGTTCCGGATCCTGGACCCGGCGCGCACGGAGATCCGCTTCAACAGCGAATGGATGGGCCCCTTCCGCGGGGAGGACTGGATCCGCCTCACGAGCCGCTTCACCCTGGCCCAGATGCTGGAGCGCAACGACTTCCAGAAGCGCATGGGCGCCAACGAGCCCATCGCCTTCCACGAGCTGCTCTACCCCATGGTGCAGGCCTACGACTCCGTCGCCCTGAAGGCCGACGTGGAGCTGGGGGGCAACGACCAGCTCTTCAACCTCATGCGCGGCCGGGACCTCATGGCGGCCACCGGCATGACCCCCCAGGTCGTCCTCACCGTGCCCCTCCTGCTGGGCCTGGACGGCGTGGAGAAGATGTCCAAGTCCCTGGGCAACTACGTCGGGTTCTTCGAAGACGCCGACACCCAGTTCGGCAAGGTCATGAGCATCACCGACGAGAACATGTGGAGCTGGTGGCTCCTGCTCACCGACCTGCTGCCCCGCGAGATCGAGGCCCTGAAGGCCGGCCATCCCATGGACGCCAAGAAGGGGCTGGCCCGGGAGATCGTCGCCCAGTTCCACGGCCAGGCCGCGGCCCGCGAGGCCGAGGAGCGGTGGATCCGGCGCTTCTCCGAGCGCAAGACCGAGGACGCCCCCGAGGTGGAGGTGGCGCCGACGGCCGGGCCCGAGTCCCTCGCCAAGCTCCTGGTGGAGCGGGGCATGGCCGGCTCCCGCAAGGAGGCCGAGCGGCTCATCCAGCAGGGCGCCGTCAGCCTTGACGGGGCCAAGGCCGCCGAGCCCCGCATGACCGTGGAGCTCCGGCCCGGCGACAGCGTGCTGGTGAAGGCCGGCAAACTGAAACTTCAGAGGTGGGTGGTGCGATGA
- the hisF gene encoding imidazole glycerol phosphate synthase subunit HisF encodes MVMKRVIPCLDVKDGRVVKGVQFQDLRDNGDPVELASRYDAEGADELVFLDITAGIEHRDTARRMVEAVARQVFIPFTVGGGIRSVADAEALLMAGCDKVAVNSAAVRRPGLLTELASRFGSQCVVLAADVRRTYGGVRIAVDAGRTLTDLVMEDWLREAQDRGAGEVLLTSMDRDGTGNGYDLEVLASAAGILRVPLIASGGFGEARHAVEALGAGADAVLAAGAFHVGGLTVRGLKQQLAEAGVEVRAC; translated from the coding sequence ATGGTGATGAAGCGCGTGATTCCCTGCCTGGACGTGAAGGACGGGCGCGTGGTCAAGGGCGTCCAGTTCCAGGACCTGCGGGACAACGGCGACCCCGTCGAGCTGGCCTCCCGCTACGACGCGGAAGGGGCCGACGAGCTGGTCTTCCTGGACATCACCGCCGGCATCGAGCACCGGGACACCGCCCGCCGCATGGTGGAGGCCGTGGCCCGGCAGGTCTTCATCCCCTTCACGGTCGGGGGCGGCATCCGCTCCGTCGCCGACGCCGAGGCCCTCCTGATGGCGGGCTGCGACAAGGTGGCCGTGAACAGCGCGGCGGTGAGGCGCCCGGGCCTCCTCACGGAGCTGGCCTCCCGCTTCGGCAGCCAGTGCGTGGTCCTGGCCGCGGACGTGCGCCGCACCTACGGCGGCGTCCGGATCGCCGTGGACGCGGGGCGGACCCTCACGGACCTCGTGATGGAGGATTGGCTCCGGGAGGCCCAGGACCGGGGCGCCGGCGAGGTGCTGCTCACCAGCATGGACCGGGACGGCACGGGTAACGGCTACGACCTGGAGGTCCTGGCGTCCGCCGCGGGGATCCTGCGGGTGCCCCTGATCGCCAGCGGCGGCTTCGGCGAGGCGCGCCATGCGGTGGAGGCCCTCGGGGCCGGGGCCGACGCGGTCCTCGCCGCCGGCGCCTTCCACGTGGGCGGCCTCACCGTGCGCGGACTCAAACAGCAGCTGGCCGAGGCCGGCGTGGAGGTGCGGGCATGCTGA
- a CDS encoding PhoH family protein, which yields MVASSKKVFVLDTNVLLHDPSAIFHFQEHEVVIPIVVIEEIDTFKKDQTEIGRNARNVSRQLDKLRSQGNLSAGVPLEAGGSLKVDVAHHVQDISFSSLDKHKADNQILGCCMDLLKTRKERVVLVTKDTNLRIKADALGMSAEDYTTDRVAMDVLYTGTATWTVDPVKLDMLFDGGLLPDEADPLLPNQFVTLVDATNDTHTAVGRFTASDGRIHPLKRLEAPPWGVKPRNREQQFALELLLDDSVQVVTLMGKAGTGKTLLAIAAGLQQVVDDERYNKLLVSRPVMPLGRDLGFLPGDVNEKLRPYMQPIYDNLDFIVAANMEQRRRSSMTPAQLEEGGYMSVEPLTYIRGRSIPNQYIIVDEAQNLTPHEVKTILTRAGDGTKMVFTGDPFQIDNPYVDASSNGLSYLAEHFKHQDLSGHVTLVKGERSRMAELASNLL from the coding sequence ATGGTCGCTTCCAGCAAGAAGGTGTTCGTACTCGACACCAATGTCCTCCTCCACGATCCGTCGGCCATCTTCCATTTCCAGGAACATGAGGTCGTCATTCCGATCGTGGTGATCGAGGAGATCGACACCTTCAAGAAGGACCAGACCGAGATCGGCCGGAACGCCCGCAATGTCAGCCGCCAGCTGGACAAGCTCCGCTCCCAGGGCAACCTGAGCGCGGGGGTGCCCCTGGAGGCCGGCGGCTCCCTCAAGGTGGACGTGGCCCATCACGTCCAGGACATCTCCTTCTCCTCCCTGGACAAGCACAAGGCGGACAACCAAATCCTCGGCTGCTGCATGGACCTGCTCAAGACCCGCAAGGAGCGGGTGGTCCTGGTCACCAAGGACACCAACCTGCGCATCAAGGCCGACGCCCTGGGCATGAGCGCCGAGGACTACACCACCGACCGGGTGGCCATGGACGTCCTCTACACGGGCACGGCCACCTGGACCGTGGACCCGGTGAAGCTGGACATGCTCTTCGACGGGGGCCTGCTCCCGGACGAGGCCGATCCCCTCCTCCCCAACCAGTTCGTCACCCTGGTGGACGCCACCAACGACACCCACACCGCCGTGGGCCGCTTCACGGCCTCCGACGGCCGGATCCATCCCCTGAAGCGCCTGGAGGCGCCCCCCTGGGGGGTCAAGCCCCGCAACCGGGAGCAGCAGTTCGCCCTGGAGCTCCTGCTGGACGACAGCGTCCAGGTGGTGACCCTCATGGGCAAGGCCGGCACGGGCAAGACCCTGCTGGCCATCGCCGCGGGGCTCCAGCAGGTGGTGGACGACGAGCGCTACAACAAGCTCCTGGTGAGCCGGCCCGTCATGCCCCTGGGCCGCGACCTGGGCTTCCTGCCCGGGGACGTCAACGAGAAGCTCCGGCCCTACATGCAGCCCATCTACGACAACCTGGACTTCATCGTGGCCGCCAACATGGAGCAGCGGCGCCGCTCCTCCATGACGCCCGCCCAGCTGGAGGAGGGCGGCTACATGAGCGTCGAGCCCCTCACCTACATCCGCGGCCGGTCCATCCCCAACCAGTACATCATCGTGGACGAGGCCCAGAACCTCACCCCCCACGAGGTGAAGACGATCCTCACCCGCGCCGGCGACGGCACCAAGATGGTCTTCACCGGGGACCCCTTCCAGATCGACAACCCCTACGTGGATGCCTCCAGCAACGGCCTCAGCTACCTGGCGGAGCACTTCAAGCACCAGGACCTGAGCGGACACGTGACCCTGGTGAAGGGGGAACGCAGCAGAATGGCCGAATTGGCCAGCAACCTTCTCTAG
- a CDS encoding MarC family protein, which translates to MLHLRPFPTWAFLLGAFTSLFSVINPPSASVIFSGMTAGMDRPRFRQAAFRASFTATVAMLGFALLGRLIFSFFGFTALAMRFVGGIVVAVSAFRMLYGEDPHLTDSSQEAAGRTDLAIIPLGIPMLAGPGTLSTVMGLVAGLSLSEVLAILAVILLNGFIIHVFMLQSRRITARLGGTGTRIVTKLMGLILAAVAMQFLINGVKEVAADIRSAHPAGAEARS; encoded by the coding sequence ATGCTGCACCTCCGCCCCTTCCCCACCTGGGCCTTCCTCCTGGGCGCCTTCACCTCCCTGTTCTCGGTGATCAACCCCCCGAGCGCCTCGGTGATCTTCTCCGGCATGACGGCCGGGATGGACCGGCCCCGGTTCCGCCAGGCGGCGTTCCGCGCCAGCTTCACCGCCACGGTCGCCATGCTGGGCTTCGCCCTCCTGGGCCGGCTCATCTTCAGCTTCTTCGGGTTCACGGCCCTGGCCATGCGCTTCGTGGGCGGCATCGTCGTGGCGGTCTCGGCCTTCCGGATGCTCTACGGGGAGGACCCCCACCTCACGGATTCCAGCCAGGAGGCCGCGGGCCGCACCGATCTGGCCATCATCCCCCTGGGCATCCCCATGCTGGCCGGCCCGGGGACCCTGTCCACGGTGATGGGCCTGGTGGCGGGCCTGAGCCTCTCCGAGGTCCTGGCCATCCTGGCCGTGATCCTCCTGAACGGCTTCATCATCCACGTCTTCATGCTCCAGTCCCGGCGGATCACGGCCCGGCTCGGGGGCACCGGCACCCGCATCGTCACCAAGCTCATGGGCCTCATCCTCGCGGCCGTGGCGATGCAGTTCCTCATCAACGGCGTCAAGGAGGTGGCCGCCGACATCCGGTCCGCGCACCCGGCCGGGGCGGAGGCGCGCTCCTGA
- the hisE gene encoding phosphoribosyl-ATP diphosphatase: protein MLIPSIDLMGGRAVQLVGGREKALEVEDVLGLARAWRPYGELAVIDLDAALGTGDNLALVKALCAEARCRVGGGIRTPERAFELLRAGAASVILGTAASEELLRKLPRERTLVAVDQRQGRLQVKGWTEDAAESPLDRMRRLGPFCGGFLATVVDKEGRLGGVDWEAAAAFRAATDRPVVYAGGVTTVADVARLDRMGLDAQVGMALYRGLLDPGEAFVACLDWDKQGGLLPVAVQDESDRLLMLAYTNRETLREALAAGRGIYWSRSRGARWEKGAISGHVQTLLRAAADCDRDTLRFVVRQAGPACHTGQATCFGPADFSLEDLEATLRARAQDPAEGSYTARLFREPGLLEAKLVEEAGELAQAPTADDLVWEGADLLYFLMVRLAQGGVRLDQVLRELERRRKTDTRKPGNAKGVKPC from the coding sequence ATGCTGATCCCGAGCATCGATCTCATGGGCGGCCGCGCCGTCCAGCTCGTGGGGGGCCGGGAGAAGGCCCTGGAGGTGGAGGACGTCCTGGGCCTCGCCCGGGCCTGGCGCCCCTACGGGGAACTGGCCGTCATCGACCTGGACGCCGCCCTGGGCACCGGGGACAACCTGGCGCTGGTGAAGGCCCTGTGCGCGGAGGCCCGCTGCCGCGTGGGGGGCGGGATCCGCACCCCGGAGCGGGCCTTCGAGCTCCTGCGGGCCGGGGCCGCCTCCGTCATCCTGGGCACCGCGGCCTCGGAGGAGCTCCTCCGGAAGCTGCCCCGGGAACGGACCCTGGTGGCCGTGGACCAGCGCCAGGGGCGCCTCCAGGTGAAGGGCTGGACCGAGGACGCCGCCGAGTCCCCCCTGGACCGCATGCGGCGGCTGGGCCCCTTCTGCGGGGGCTTCCTGGCCACCGTGGTGGACAAGGAGGGCCGCCTGGGCGGAGTGGACTGGGAGGCCGCGGCGGCCTTCCGCGCCGCCACGGACCGGCCCGTGGTCTACGCCGGGGGCGTCACGACGGTGGCTGACGTGGCGCGCCTGGACCGGATGGGCCTGGACGCCCAGGTGGGCATGGCCCTCTACCGGGGCCTCCTGGATCCGGGCGAAGCCTTCGTGGCCTGCCTGGACTGGGACAAGCAGGGGGGCCTTCTGCCCGTGGCCGTCCAGGACGAATCGGACCGCCTGCTCATGCTGGCCTACACCAACCGGGAGACCCTGCGGGAGGCGCTCGCCGCCGGCCGGGGGATCTACTGGTCCCGCTCCCGGGGGGCCCGCTGGGAAAAGGGGGCGATCAGCGGCCATGTCCAGACCCTGCTCCGGGCCGCGGCGGACTGCGACCGGGACACCCTGCGCTTCGTGGTCCGCCAGGCGGGCCCCGCCTGCCACACGGGCCAGGCCACCTGCTTCGGCCCGGCGGACTTCTCCCTGGAGGACCTGGAGGCCACCCTCCGGGCCCGGGCCCAGGACCCGGCGGAGGGCAGCTACACCGCCCGCCTGTTCCGGGAACCGGGGCTCCTGGAGGCCAAGCTGGTGGAGGAGGCCGGCGAACTGGCCCAGGCGCCCACCGCGGACGACCTCGTCTGGGAGGGGGCCGATCTCCTCTACTTCCTCATGGTGCGCCTCGCCCAGGGCGGGGTCCGCCTGGACCAGGTCCTCCGGGAACTGGAGCGCCGCCGCAAGACCGACACCCGGAAGCCCGGGAACGCCAAAGGAGTGAAGCCATGCTGA
- a CDS encoding cytidylate kinase-like family protein, with translation MATHSTLPATVEERLAGWAQIQERRAQAPQPAHPPATITLSRQFGCEGFPLALRLQARLEAATGLSWSVLDKALLEKVAQDEGISMRLLTDLGGATRYLEAFGFHPLGRVTQTQAFEKVARALVQVARQGRAIIVGQGGAVLCRGLDNAFHFRLEAGFEWRVASYMRFTGLGREAAEHEVKVQTRMRDQFIRQALDADVTDTGYYDAVFNNERHGVDAMAAAIEAYVGGALV, from the coding sequence ATGGCAACCCACTCCACGCTGCCCGCCACGGTCGAGGAAAGGCTGGCGGGCTGGGCCCAGATCCAGGAGCGCCGGGCCCAGGCGCCCCAACCGGCCCACCCTCCGGCGACGATCACCCTGTCCCGGCAGTTCGGCTGCGAGGGCTTCCCCCTGGCCCTGCGCCTCCAGGCACGGCTGGAGGCCGCCACCGGGCTCTCCTGGAGCGTCCTCGACAAGGCCCTCCTGGAGAAGGTGGCCCAGGACGAGGGCATCTCCATGCGCCTGCTCACCGACCTGGGGGGCGCGACCCGGTACCTCGAGGCCTTCGGCTTCCATCCCCTCGGCCGGGTGACCCAGACCCAGGCCTTCGAGAAGGTCGCCCGCGCCCTGGTGCAGGTCGCCCGGCAGGGCCGGGCCATCATCGTGGGGCAGGGGGGGGCGGTGCTCTGCCGGGGCCTGGACAACGCCTTCCACTTCCGCCTGGAAGCGGGGTTCGAATGGCGGGTGGCCTCGTACATGCGGTTCACGGGGCTGGGCCGGGAGGCGGCGGAGCACGAAGTGAAGGTCCAGACCCGCATGCGGGACCAGTTCATCCGGCAGGCCCTGGACGCGGACGTCACCGACACCGGCTACTACGATGCCGTCTTCAACAACGAGCGCCACGGCGTCGACGCCATGGCCGCCGCCATCGAGGCCTACGTGGGCGGGGCCCTGGTCTGA
- a CDS encoding serine O-acetyltransferase: MTPGQPVPPSSPAPLGPVLDSLCSAGMGWEGAHSRPTLRREFPSRQAVADLVEDLRSVLFPGFFGPSELTAETLRFHTGATLDRILLALREQVKRGMGAVCASGEDVPACRERAQAAAEAFLARLPEVRRKLGTDVEAAYNGDPALTNPDEAIFCYPGILAITSQRLAHELHVLGVPLIPRMITEHAHSVTGIDIHPGARIGEGFFIDHGTGVVIGETTIIGRNVRIYQGVTLGAKSFPLDEHGNPIKGVDRHPIVEDDVTIYSNATILGRITLGRGAVIGGNVWLTQSVPAGAVVTQSSQWASFQIHGVQEGEWSAWSI; this comes from the coding sequence ATGACCCCAGGCCAGCCCGTCCCGCCCTCCTCTCCGGCCCCCCTGGGGCCCGTGCTGGATTCCCTCTGTTCGGCGGGCATGGGCTGGGAGGGCGCCCACTCCAGGCCGACCCTGCGCCGGGAGTTCCCCTCCCGCCAGGCCGTGGCGGACCTGGTGGAGGATCTGCGGTCGGTGCTCTTCCCCGGATTCTTCGGGCCCTCGGAGCTCACGGCCGAGACCCTGCGCTTCCACACGGGCGCGACCCTCGACCGGATCCTCCTGGCGCTGCGGGAGCAGGTGAAGCGCGGCATGGGCGCGGTCTGCGCCTCGGGCGAGGACGTTCCGGCCTGCCGGGAGCGGGCCCAGGCCGCGGCCGAGGCGTTCCTGGCGCGCCTGCCCGAGGTCCGCCGCAAGCTCGGCACCGACGTCGAGGCGGCCTACAACGGCGACCCCGCCCTCACCAACCCCGACGAGGCGATCTTCTGCTACCCGGGGATCCTGGCCATCACGAGCCAGCGGCTCGCCCACGAGCTCCACGTGCTGGGCGTGCCCCTCATCCCCCGCATGATCACCGAGCACGCCCACAGCGTCACCGGCATCGACATCCACCCCGGGGCCCGGATCGGGGAGGGCTTCTTCATCGACCACGGCACCGGCGTCGTCATCGGCGAGACGACGATCATCGGCCGCAACGTGCGGATCTACCAGGGCGTGACCCTCGGCGCCAAGAGCTTCCCCCTGGACGAGCACGGGAACCCCATCAAGGGCGTCGACCGGCACCCCATCGTGGAGGACGACGTCACCATCTACTCCAACGCCACCATCCTGGGCCGCATCACCCTGGGCCGGGGCGCCGTCATCGGCGGCAACGTCTGGCTCACCCAGAGCGTGCCCGCCGGCGCCGTGGTCACCCAGAGCAGCCAGTGGGCCTCCTTCCAGATCCACGGCGTCCAGGAAGGGGAGTGGTCCGCCTGGTCCATCTGA
- the hisD gene encoding histidinol dehydrogenase encodes MLTILTLGQALERASRAFPAVPPEVPVILEDIRAKGDAAVFAWAAQLDAFTGGAFEVPAARLKAAPDLLDPALRAHLEAAVRRVDAFARAQMAAFQPLELTLEGMRLGHRAVPVSRAACYAPGGRYPLPSSVIMGVVPARVAGVKEVVVLSPRLHPVTLAAAALAGADRVFDLGGVHGVAAAAWGLAGVPRVDLIAGPGNRFVTGAKRLLYGDVGIDFPAGPSELLVVADGSADPALVAADLLAQAEHDPDALPMLATFDGGLVPRVAAELERQLALLPAGTPAAESLRQGFAVVLGEGPEADADAVTLADALAPEHLELQGPRAEALAGRFSSYGSLFVGADAAEVFGDYGSGTNHILPTSGAARYTGGVSVATFLKLLTWQRTLPEGREALAAQAAAIADAEGLAAHAASARLRAGRSLA; translated from the coding sequence ATGCTGACGATCCTGACCCTCGGGCAGGCCCTGGAGCGGGCCAGCCGCGCCTTCCCCGCCGTGCCCCCCGAGGTGCCCGTCATCCTGGAGGACATCCGGGCCAAGGGCGACGCGGCGGTCTTCGCCTGGGCCGCCCAGCTGGACGCCTTCACCGGCGGCGCCTTCGAGGTGCCCGCCGCCCGGCTGAAGGCGGCGCCGGACCTCCTGGACCCGGCCCTGCGCGCCCACCTGGAGGCGGCGGTGCGCCGGGTGGACGCCTTCGCCCGGGCCCAGATGGCGGCCTTCCAGCCCCTGGAACTCACCCTCGAGGGCATGCGCCTGGGGCACCGGGCCGTGCCCGTGAGCCGGGCGGCCTGTTACGCCCCCGGCGGCCGCTATCCCCTCCCCAGTTCCGTGATCATGGGGGTGGTGCCCGCCCGGGTCGCCGGGGTGAAGGAGGTGGTGGTCCTGAGCCCCCGCCTGCACCCCGTCACCCTGGCCGCCGCGGCCCTCGCCGGGGCGGACCGGGTCTTCGACCTGGGCGGGGTCCATGGGGTGGCCGCCGCGGCCTGGGGCCTGGCGGGCGTGCCCCGGGTGGACCTCATCGCCGGGCCGGGCAACCGCTTTGTGACCGGCGCCAAGCGGCTCCTGTACGGGGACGTGGGCATCGACTTCCCCGCCGGCCCCAGCGAACTGCTCGTGGTCGCCGACGGGTCGGCGGACCCGGCCCTCGTCGCCGCCGACCTCCTGGCCCAGGCGGAGCACGACCCCGACGCCCTGCCCATGCTGGCCACCTTCGACGGGGGCCTGGTCCCCCGGGTGGCGGCGGAGCTGGAACGCCAGTTGGCCCTGCTGCCTGCGGGCACCCCCGCGGCCGAAAGCCTCCGCCAGGGCTTCGCCGTCGTCCTGGGCGAGGGCCCGGAGGCGGACGCCGACGCGGTGACCCTCGCGGACGCCCTGGCCCCGGAGCACCTGGAACTGCAGGGCCCCCGGGCGGAGGCCCTGGCGGGACGCTTCTCCTCGTACGGCAGCTTGTTCGTTGGGGCCGACGCCGCCGAGGTCTTCGGCGACTACGGCAGCGGCACCAACCACATCCTGCCCACCAGTGGGGCCGCCCGCTACACCGGGGGGGTGAGCGTGGCCACCTTCCTCAAGCTCCTCACCTGGCAGCGGACCCTGCCCGAGGGCCGGGAAGCGCTCGCCGCCCAGGCCGCCGCCATCGCCGACGCCGAGGGCCTCGCCGCCCACGCCGCCTCCGCCCGGCTTCGCGCGGGGCGGTCCTTGGCCTGA
- a CDS encoding GGDEF domain-containing protein yields the protein MPDPFSALFHLDVQTVLVLLFAGNLALGCLILLFQGIARESTHHLALRTYALARLMQSLGWLFVLEREHLPEPLGVLAADNLLVLGFFLESLVALDLAAIRRPGARWAHIGVTGAALTVMNAVLLTHPTPAVRVAAATFGVAGSLLTPSLLFFLDRLESPFRRILGAGNLLFLAVLGARTATGLVSGEPGLGIAGLTQGLTFLVLILMLVLSGAVVLLIAKEDADRELREMAVKDPLTGLSNRRAFIHQASRVLAYHWRYGLDASMLFIDIDHFKAINDQFGHAAGDAVIVHLAGVLRQSIREFDLHCRYGGEEFVLLLPNSSEEEALAVAGRIREGVARREDGVLPAAYTVSVGVASRLEDPADPLEDLLRRSDAALYRAKQAGRDRVEVHAPIAGAQSA from the coding sequence ATGCCCGATCCCTTCTCCGCCCTTTTCCATCTGGATGTGCAGACCGTCCTGGTCCTCCTGTTCGCCGGCAACCTGGCGCTGGGGTGCCTGATCCTGCTCTTCCAGGGGATCGCCCGGGAATCCACCCATCACCTGGCCCTGCGCACCTACGCCCTGGCCCGCCTCATGCAGTCCCTCGGGTGGCTCTTCGTGCTGGAGCGGGAGCACCTGCCGGAGCCCCTGGGGGTGCTGGCCGCCGACAACCTCCTCGTGCTGGGCTTCTTCCTGGAATCCCTCGTGGCCCTGGACCTGGCGGCCATCCGCCGGCCCGGGGCCCGGTGGGCCCACATCGGGGTGACGGGCGCCGCCCTGACGGTCATGAACGCCGTCCTCCTGACCCATCCGACGCCTGCGGTCCGGGTGGCGGCCGCCACCTTCGGCGTCGCGGGCAGCCTCCTCACCCCTTCCCTCCTCTTCTTCCTGGACCGCCTGGAATCCCCCTTCCGGCGGATCCTCGGCGCGGGCAACCTGCTCTTCCTCGCCGTCCTGGGGGCGCGGACGGCCACCGGCCTGGTCTCCGGCGAGCCCGGCCTGGGCATCGCCGGCCTCACCCAGGGCCTGACCTTCCTCGTGCTCATCCTCATGCTGGTGCTCAGCGGCGCGGTGGTGCTCCTGATCGCCAAGGAGGACGCGGACCGGGAACTGCGGGAGATGGCCGTGAAGGACCCCCTCACCGGGCTCAGCAACCGGCGGGCCTTCATCCACCAGGCCTCCCGCGTCCTGGCCTACCACTGGCGGTACGGCCTGGACGCCTCGATGCTCTTCATCGACATCGACCACTTCAAGGCCATCAACGACCAGTTCGGGCACGCCGCGGGCGACGCGGTCATCGTCCACCTGGCCGGCGTTCTCCGCCAGTCCATCCGGGAATTCGACCTCCACTGCCGCTACGGCGGGGAGGAGTTCGTGCTCCTCCTGCCCAACAGCAGCGAGGAGGAGGCCCTGGCCGTCGCCGGCCGCATCCGGGAGGGGGTGGCCCGCCGCGAGGATGGGGTCCTGCCGGCGGCCTACACGGTGAGCGTGGGCGTGGCCTCCCGGCTGGAGGACCCCGCCGATCCCCTGGAGGACCTCCTGCGGCGCAGCGACGCCGCCCTCTACCGGGCCAAGCAGGCCGGCCGGGACCGCGTCGAAGTCCACGCCCCCATCGCCGGCGCCCAGTCGGCCTAG